TCGCTCCGCCAAGGCCTCGGCGGCGCTGCGTTCGCTCACCGGGACGCCCTCGCCGTATTCGGGGAAGTGCTCGCTCTCGCCGCGGATGCCCGACAGTCGCAGCAGCGTCTGGCCGTCGCGAAGGTCCGTCCACGTCGCTTCGGCGATCACGTCGAGCGACGACACCTGCGGGAAGCCCGTGTTGCGCGAACGCAGCGGCGTGCCGACGTCGACCTCGCGAATCGTCACCTCCAGCAACGTGTCCGCACGCTCCACATCGGCCACGCGGTAGGGCGTTCGCTGCTCGACCTCGCGAACCAGAGCGTCGCTGACCGCCGCGGAGACCTCCGGC
This genomic window from Planctomycetota bacterium contains:
- the lptE gene encoding LPS assembly lipoprotein LptE; this translates as MVRSGLFVLLLSTLLAGCAYGPLEADEAYRDDVATVAVAAAVNAAPRPEVSAAVSDALVREVEQRTPYRVADVERADTLLEVTIREVDVGTPLRSRNTGFPQVSSLDVIAEATWTDLRDGQTLLRLSGIRGESEHFPEYGEGVPVSERSAAEALAERIVDEMAARW